In Croceicoccus sp. Ery15, a genomic segment contains:
- a CDS encoding ABC transporter substrate-binding protein → MTEELNVGFLPLVDACLPIIAQEAGFAEEEGLNLRFVRDVSWATVLDRLLYGHSDVAHMLAPLAIATTLGRGRPAQPLAAPFVLGLNGNAVTLSNELADILIPDESDKLSDPKVLGARLREEALRRSAAGRPIRFGVVHRYSSHNYMLRYWLAGCGIRPDSDVEIVTVAPPFTADALAGGEIDGTCVGEPWNSVAVDRGVGRIVLATAQIWRRGVEKVLAMRENVLEERRDAVERLIRAMRCAGEHFTDPAHWEASAELLARPEYLASDPKLILAAISDRLVLRQDGAPVHYSDFMFQYREAANFPWISQAQWLYTQMVRWDGMAFDAGDAAKAARVFRPDIYRSALRGADSPLPGASSKVEGAVRGTIGAGTEQGRLVMEPDAFFDGKTFDPEKLEEYLASQN, encoded by the coding sequence GTGACCGAGGAACTGAATGTCGGCTTTTTGCCGCTGGTCGATGCGTGCCTGCCGATCATCGCGCAAGAGGCGGGTTTCGCCGAAGAGGAAGGGCTGAACCTGCGCTTTGTGCGCGATGTCAGCTGGGCGACGGTGCTGGACCGGCTGTTATACGGGCATAGCGATGTCGCCCATATGCTGGCCCCGCTGGCGATTGCGACCACACTGGGACGGGGCCGCCCCGCCCAGCCGCTGGCCGCGCCTTTCGTGCTGGGCCTCAACGGCAATGCGGTCACATTATCGAACGAGCTGGCCGATATTCTGATACCGGACGAATCCGATAAATTAAGCGATCCCAAGGTCTTGGGCGCGCGACTGCGTGAGGAAGCGCTGCGGCGGAGCGCGGCGGGCAGGCCGATCCGCTTTGGCGTGGTGCATCGCTATTCCAGCCATAATTACATGCTGCGTTACTGGCTGGCGGGCTGCGGCATCCGGCCCGATTCCGATGTAGAAATCGTGACCGTCGCCCCACCCTTCACCGCCGATGCGCTGGCAGGCGGAGAGATCGACGGAACATGCGTGGGCGAGCCGTGGAATTCGGTCGCGGTGGACCGCGGGGTAGGCCGCATCGTACTGGCGACGGCGCAAATCTGGCGCCGCGGTGTCGAAAAAGTGCTCGCCATGCGCGAAAACGTGCTGGAAGAGCGGCGCGACGCGGTCGAACGGCTGATCCGGGCGATGCGGTGTGCGGGCGAACATTTCACCGATCCCGCCCATTGGGAGGCCAGCGCCGAATTGCTGGCGCGGCCCGAATATCTGGCATCCGATCCCAAGCTGATCCTTGCCGCCATTTCCGACCGTCTGGTGCTGCGTCAGGATGGCGCGCCGGTGCATTATTCGGACTTCATGTTCCAGTACCGCGAGGCCGCGAACTTCCCGTGGATCAGCCAGGCGCAATGGCTCTATACCCAGATGGTCCGCTGGGACGGCATGGCGTTCGACGCGGGCGATGCGGCAAAGGCCGCGCGCGTGTTCCGGCCCGATATCTATCGCAGCGCCTTGCGCGGCGCCGATTCGCCGCTTCCCGGCGCAAGCAGCAAGGTCGAAGGCGCAGTCAGGGGCACCATCGGCGCGGGGACGGAGCAAGGCCGGTTGGTCATGGAACCCGACGCATTTTTCGATGGCAAAACCTTTGATCCAGAGAAACTTGAGGAATATCTGGCCAGCCAGAACTGA
- a CDS encoding ABC transporter ATP-binding protein: MQPILSLKNVTKSYTGKTGGTTEVLGGIDLDVEEGEFIAILGFSGAGKTTLISTIAGLVEADGGEVLLRGKPVDGPDRDRGLVFQSYSLFPWLSVQQNVALAVDAVHKDRSKAERAALVKQKVELVGLGHAMDRKPAQLSGGMRQRVSVARALAMEPEILLLDEPLSALDALTRAKLQDEIERIREEEKRTIILVTNDVDEALLLADRVAVLSPAPAATIGRIFDVDIDRPREREAMNDDDHYKSLRGKIVNYLANLNDAASSVGESATELPGVIPLDLAPPPQAYREAGHSAVENRYLEFFKLDKVYPTPKGPLTVVEDFNLIMDKGEFVSLIGHSGCGKSTVLTMAAGLNEISKGGIVLDNREISAAGPDKAVVFQAPSLMPWLTARQNVALGVERVYPHAQRSERRDIVDYYLDRVGLADARDKMAAEMSNGMRQRVGIARAFALSPRLLLLDEPFGMLDSLTRWDLQDVLVEVWNRTKVTAIMVTHDVDEAILLADRVVMMTNGPRATIGKVLKVDLPRPRDRKALLEDPKFYQYRQEVLHFLAEYDHGPSAKAA, from the coding sequence ATGCAGCCGATCCTTTCCCTGAAGAACGTGACCAAGAGCTATACGGGTAAAACCGGCGGGACGACCGAGGTTCTGGGCGGCATCGACCTTGACGTCGAAGAGGGCGAGTTCATCGCGATCCTCGGCTTTTCGGGCGCGGGCAAGACCACGCTGATCAGCACGATCGCCGGTCTGGTAGAGGCCGATGGCGGCGAGGTTCTGCTGCGCGGCAAGCCCGTCGACGGTCCGGACCGCGACCGCGGGCTGGTGTTCCAGTCCTACTCTCTGTTTCCGTGGCTGAGTGTGCAGCAGAATGTCGCGCTGGCGGTGGATGCCGTGCACAAGGACCGGTCCAAGGCCGAGCGCGCAGCCCTTGTGAAGCAAAAGGTCGAGCTGGTCGGTCTGGGCCATGCGATGGATCGCAAGCCCGCGCAATTGTCGGGGGGGATGCGCCAGCGCGTTTCGGTCGCCCGTGCGCTGGCGATGGAGCCGGAAATCCTGCTGCTGGACGAGCCCTTGTCGGCGCTCGATGCCCTGACCCGCGCGAAATTGCAGGACGAGATCGAGCGTATCCGCGAAGAGGAAAAGCGCACCATCATCCTCGTCACCAACGATGTGGACGAGGCCCTGCTTCTGGCCGATCGCGTGGCGGTCCTCTCTCCCGCGCCTGCCGCGACGATCGGCCGGATCTTCGACGTCGATATCGACCGCCCGCGCGAGCGCGAGGCGATGAACGACGACGATCATTACAAGAGCCTGCGCGGCAAGATCGTCAACTATCTCGCCAATCTGAACGATGCGGCCTCCAGCGTGGGCGAAAGCGCGACCGAATTGCCCGGCGTGATCCCGCTCGACCTCGCCCCTCCCCCGCAGGCCTATCGCGAGGCGGGGCACAGCGCGGTCGAGAACCGCTATCTGGAATTCTTCAAGCTCGACAAGGTGTACCCGACGCCCAAAGGCCCGCTGACCGTGGTCGAGGATTTCAACCTGATCATGGACAAGGGCGAGTTCGTGTCGCTGATCGGCCATTCGGGCTGCGGCAAATCGACCGTGCTGACCATGGCGGCGGGGCTGAACGAGATTTCGAAGGGCGGCATCGTCCTCGACAATCGCGAGATCAGCGCGGCGGGGCCGGACAAGGCGGTGGTGTTTCAGGCCCCCAGCCTGATGCCATGGCTGACCGCACGGCAGAACGTGGCGCTGGGCGTGGAGCGGGTCTATCCGCATGCACAGCGCAGCGAACGCCGCGATATCGTCGATTATTACCTCGACCGAGTGGGACTGGCCGATGCCAGGGACAAGATGGCGGCGGAAATGTCGAATGGAATGCGCCAGCGTGTCGGCATTGCGCGTGCCTTTGCGCTGTCCCCGCGCCTGCTGCTGCTCGACGAACCCTTCGGCATGCTCGACAGCCTGACCCGCTGGGACCTGCAGGACGTGCTGGTCGAAGTGTGGAACCGCACCAAAGTTACCGCGATCATGGTGACGCATGACGTGGACGAGGCGATCCTGCTGGCCGATCGCGTGGTGATGATGACCAACGGGCCACGCGCCACCATCGGCAAGGTGCTGAAGGTCGACCTGCCCCGCCCGCGCGACCGCAAGGCGCTGCTGGAGGATCCGAAATTCTACCAATACCGGCAAGAGGTGCTGCACTTCCTGGCCGAATATGATCACGGTCCCTCGGCCAAGGCGGCCTGA
- a CDS encoding TonB-dependent siderophore receptor codes for MRLLKYSILTATMLVPVTAFANDDAAGAEQPRDIVVSGMMEESATATKTDTPVIEVPQPVTIVDDEVFEAQGAVSVSDTLNYVAGVTANPYGPDSRVDGALVRGISALQFRDGMRDIFSYYASIRADPYNFDRIELVRGPASVLFGQGSLGGIVNMVSKTPQFETGGEFSLRYGSFDRKEALADITGPVTDTLAARVVARVRDSGSQTDHVPDDRVMFSPSVTFAPADTTQITLIGLYQEDDGGSTSQFLPLVGTILPNPNGQLDNDLFIGKPGWDRYDGRLLQGTIIASHEFSPELTVNAKARYIDSDLTYLTHYPNSYSNPQNPYVDADQRQIYNYASGSLARMEIFSTDNNVQYDFRTGDAIEHTLLAGIDYSWNRVRKDSGYALELINIYDIDYDSLSDFNGTIPMPGDAGYLYGFAEDVKQTQIGFYLQDQIRMWDRVSIVLGVRRDEARSTSYGEEVYDQGATTFRAGIIGEVVDGVSPFFSYTESFEPISGSDLYGDPFVPKTGRQFEAGVKFHPADQIIVTATAYHIKEANRPVAAVVPSPDDPNVILNGQLQIGSLTSKGVEFEANATLPGNLLLIANASYNEAEIEDTGQQLDNVPKFNASLWAMKDFALSDSTGARIGAGVRHVGKNKSYGAAFPDGLTTPAFTLVDAVAEVSWESWSLALNATNLLGKDYYSACLARGDCFMGSERNVYGTLSYRF; via the coding sequence GCGCAGGGCGCCGTGTCGGTTAGCGATACGCTGAACTATGTCGCGGGCGTGACTGCCAATCCCTATGGTCCCGACAGCCGCGTCGACGGCGCGCTGGTGCGCGGGATCAGCGCGCTGCAATTCCGCGACGGCATGCGCGATATCTTCAGCTATTACGCCAGCATCCGCGCCGACCCGTATAATTTCGACCGCATCGAACTGGTGCGCGGTCCCGCGTCGGTCCTGTTTGGACAGGGTTCGCTGGGCGGCATCGTCAATATGGTGTCCAAGACCCCGCAATTCGAAACCGGCGGCGAATTCTCGCTGCGCTATGGCTCTTTCGATCGCAAGGAGGCGCTGGCCGACATTACCGGCCCCGTCACCGACACGCTGGCGGCGCGCGTCGTGGCGCGGGTGCGCGATTCAGGGTCGCAGACCGATCACGTACCCGATGACCGCGTGATGTTCTCCCCCTCCGTCACCTTCGCGCCGGCCGACACCACGCAGATCACGCTGATCGGCCTGTATCAAGAGGACGATGGCGGTTCGACCTCGCAGTTCCTGCCGCTGGTCGGCACCATTCTGCCCAATCCCAACGGGCAGCTCGACAATGATCTGTTTATCGGAAAGCCCGGATGGGACCGCTATGACGGGCGCCTGCTGCAAGGCACGATCATCGCCAGCCACGAATTCTCGCCGGAGCTGACGGTGAATGCCAAGGCGCGCTATATCGACAGCGACCTCACCTATCTGACCCATTATCCCAACAGCTATTCCAACCCGCAGAACCCCTATGTCGATGCGGATCAGCGCCAGATCTATAATTATGCCAGCGGCAGCCTTGCCCGCATGGAGATCTTTTCGACTGACAATAATGTGCAATATGACTTCCGCACCGGCGACGCGATCGAACACACGCTGCTGGCGGGCATCGATTACAGCTGGAACCGCGTGCGCAAGGACAGCGGCTATGCGCTGGAGCTGATCAATATTTACGACATCGATTACGACAGCCTGTCGGATTTCAACGGCACCATCCCGATGCCGGGCGATGCGGGCTATCTTTATGGCTTTGCCGAAGATGTGAAGCAGACGCAGATCGGCTTTTACCTGCAGGACCAGATCCGCATGTGGGACCGCGTGTCGATCGTGCTGGGCGTCCGGAGGGACGAGGCGCGATCGACCTCTTATGGCGAGGAAGTCTATGATCAGGGCGCGACCACGTTCCGCGCCGGTATCATCGGTGAAGTCGTCGACGGCGTATCGCCCTTCTTCAGCTATACCGAGAGTTTCGAGCCGATCAGCGGTTCCGACCTCTACGGCGACCCCTTCGTGCCCAAGACGGGCCGCCAGTTCGAGGCGGGGGTCAAGTTCCATCCTGCCGACCAGATCATCGTGACCGCCACGGCCTATCACATCAAAGAGGCGAACCGCCCAGTCGCTGCGGTGGTGCCCAGCCCCGACGATCCGAACGTGATCCTGAACGGCCAGTTGCAAATCGGCTCGCTGACGTCGAAGGGCGTCGAGTTCGAGGCCAATGCCACCCTGCCCGGCAATCTGCTGCTGATCGCCAACGCCAGCTATAACGAGGCGGAGATCGAGGATACGGGCCAGCAGCTCGACAATGTGCCCAAGTTCAATGCCTCGCTATGGGCGATGAAGGATTTCGCCCTGTCGGACAGCACCGGCGCGCGGATCGGCGCGGGCGTACGCCATGTGGGCAAGAACAAATCATACGGCGCGGCCTTCCCCGACGGGCTGACCACGCCTGCCTTCACACTGGTCGACGCGGTCGCCGAAGTCAGCTGGGAAAGCTGGAGCCTTGCGCTGAACGCCACCAACCTGCTGGGCAAGGACTATTATTCCGCCTGCCTTGCTCGGGGCGATTGCTTCATGGGAAGCGAACGCAATGTGTATGGCACGCTGAGCTATCGGTTCTGA
- a CDS encoding PepSY domain-containing protein has protein sequence MSRTIEAGTVKRALSAHAATGLIAGALLYLVSLTGTIAVFYAELQRIEQPNAPEMTAIAPEAVQNGVEHALKQPSGDAPTTHLYVHMPVDDLPRTTITTDNDAWHLDIDGNIAMPEEIAWSDFLVALHYTLNLPALVGITIVGILGVMMLALSLSGVVALPRIFRDAFRLRARSPGGVALADWHNRLSVWTLPFGIAIALTGALIGLATVTAYGIAANDYGGDVGAVYEPIFGGEPVGDDAPAPAPDVAAALRYMASHYPQVEPSYAILHDPLTRGQHIQIVGLHDKRLIFGEYYSFDASGKFTGTAGLSDGDWGQQAAASTYQLHFGTFGGIWVKIAYALFGAALTAVCATGTYIWLGKRRRRGFDEPKLRALWNGVVIGAPVALALSFAGRLLIGNAAPLLAIFWVSYALLIALCLARCRTRGSIV, from the coding sequence ATGAGCCGGACAATCGAAGCGGGCACGGTCAAACGCGCCCTTTCCGCCCACGCCGCCACCGGGCTGATCGCGGGGGCCTTGCTCTATCTCGTCTCGCTGACGGGCACGATCGCGGTGTTCTATGCCGAATTACAGCGTATCGAGCAGCCTAACGCGCCTGAAATGACCGCAATTGCGCCCGAAGCGGTGCAGAACGGTGTCGAACATGCGCTGAAGCAGCCATCGGGCGATGCGCCGACGACGCATCTTTACGTGCATATGCCGGTCGACGATCTGCCCCGCACAACGATCACCACCGATAACGATGCGTGGCATCTGGATATCGACGGCAATATCGCCATGCCCGAGGAAATCGCATGGTCCGACTTCCTCGTCGCGCTGCATTACACGCTGAACCTGCCCGCGCTGGTCGGCATCACCATCGTCGGCATTCTGGGCGTGATGATGCTGGCATTGTCGCTGTCGGGCGTGGTCGCCCTGCCGCGCATATTCCGCGATGCGTTCCGCCTACGCGCGCGTAGTCCGGGCGGCGTGGCGCTGGCTGACTGGCATAACCGGCTGAGCGTGTGGACACTGCCGTTCGGCATCGCCATCGCACTGACCGGAGCATTGATAGGACTGGCGACGGTCACGGCCTATGGCATTGCGGCCAATGATTACGGCGGCGATGTCGGGGCAGTTTACGAACCCATATTCGGCGGAGAACCGGTGGGCGACGATGCGCCTGCCCCTGCGCCCGATGTCGCGGCGGCCTTGCGCTATATGGCCAGCCACTACCCGCAGGTCGAACCCAGCTATGCGATCCTGCACGATCCGCTGACGCGCGGTCAGCATATTCAGATCGTGGGGCTGCACGATAAACGGCTGATCTTCGGCGAATATTACAGCTTCGACGCCAGCGGGAAATTCACCGGCACGGCGGGCCTGTCCGATGGCGACTGGGGCCAGCAGGCCGCCGCATCGACCTATCAGCTGCATTTCGGCACCTTTGGCGGAATCTGGGTCAAGATCGCCTATGCGCTGTTCGGCGCGGCGCTGACGGCGGTTTGCGCGACAGGCACCTATATCTGGCTGGGCAAACGGCGCCGCCGCGGGTTTGACGAACCGAAGCTGAGGGCATTGTGGAACGGCGTGGTGATCGGCGCCCCGGTCGCGCTTGCACTTAGCTTCGCTGGCAGGCTGCTGATCGGCAATGCGGCCCCTCTCTTGGCGATTTTCTGGGTTTCCTATGCGCTTCTTATCGCCCTGTGCCTTGCGCGATGCCGCACGCGTGGCAGCATTGTCTGA
- a CDS encoding ANTAR domain-containing response regulator → MRIAIIDESASRASIIEEGLSQLPDCQISVITSRHGLLARMAEIDPEIVLMDLGNPSRDVLEEYFAVSRALSRPIAMFVDQSDDDAIAASIDAGVSAYVVDGLAANRIRPLIEMAVRRFNAFARLQSDLDEANSKLAERANIDKAKRILMDTRGITEPEAYAELRRKAMSSSKRIADIAEALVTAHDLMRE, encoded by the coding sequence ATGCGGATCGCCATCATCGACGAAAGCGCCTCGCGCGCATCGATTATCGAAGAAGGCCTGTCGCAACTTCCCGATTGCCAGATTTCGGTGATCACCAGTCGTCACGGCCTGCTGGCCCGCATGGCCGAGATCGATCCCGAAATCGTGCTGATGGATCTGGGCAATCCGTCGCGCGACGTGCTGGAAGAATATTTCGCGGTCAGCCGCGCGCTGTCGCGCCCCATCGCCATGTTCGTCGACCAGTCGGACGACGATGCCATCGCGGCCAGCATCGATGCGGGCGTATCGGCCTATGTCGTCGACGGGCTTGCCGCCAATCGCATCCGCCCGCTGATCGAAATGGCGGTGCGCCGGTTCAACGCCTTTGCCCGCCTGCAATCCGATCTGGACGAGGCGAACAGCAAGCTGGCCGAACGCGCCAATATCGACAAGGCGAAACGCATATTGATGGACACGCGCGGCATTACCGAGCCCGAGGCCTATGCCGAATTGCGACGAAAGGCGATGTCGTCATCCAAGCGGATCGCCGATATTGCCGAGGCGCTTGTCACCGCCCATGATCTGATGCGCGAATGA
- a CDS encoding ABC transporter permease, whose amino-acid sequence MATVFADEFESVNDANMPDQTAKTAPVAAPAAPKAQAAKQSASPLAGIMAKWGQTIIAPVLGILAFLGLWAALAPQVDTSLGALPGPVEVAEQGVSLFEEWQAAKATEAQFYADQDARNAEALSAGNPAAVRNFEYAGPPTFLDQIFTSLKTVALGFGLATLVAVPLGLAAGLSPLFNAAINPLIQIMKPVSPLAWLPIVTMVISATITSADPLLAKAFVISALVVMLCSLWPTLINTAVGTASIDKDLLNVGRVLKLGWFAKLTRLVLPASLPYIFTGMRLSLGVGWMVLIAAEMLAQNPGLGKFVWDEFQNGSSQSLARIMFAVVVIGFIGFGLDRIMMALQSLVSKNHKI is encoded by the coding sequence ATGGCGACCGTATTTGCAGACGAGTTCGAATCCGTGAATGATGCGAACATGCCCGACCAGACGGCAAAAACGGCGCCGGTCGCGGCGCCCGCTGCCCCCAAGGCGCAGGCAGCGAAGCAATCCGCTTCGCCGCTGGCGGGGATCATGGCGAAATGGGGTCAGACCATCATCGCGCCGGTTCTGGGCATTCTGGCCTTTCTGGGCCTGTGGGCGGCGCTGGCCCCGCAAGTCGATACCTCTCTGGGCGCGCTGCCCGGCCCGGTCGAGGTGGCCGAACAAGGCGTCAGCCTGTTCGAGGAATGGCAAGCCGCCAAGGCGACCGAAGCGCAATTCTATGCCGATCAGGATGCCCGCAACGCGGAGGCCTTGTCAGCGGGCAATCCGGCGGCAGTGCGCAATTTCGAATATGCGGGGCCGCCCACATTTCTGGACCAGATCTTCACCTCGCTGAAAACCGTGGCGCTGGGCTTTGGCCTTGCCACGCTGGTCGCGGTGCCGCTGGGGCTGGCGGCGGGCCTGTCGCCCCTGTTCAACGCGGCGATCAACCCGCTGATCCAGATCATGAAGCCGGTCAGCCCGCTGGCATGGCTTCCCATCGTGACCATGGTGATTTCGGCCACCATCACCAGCGCCGATCCGCTGCTGGCCAAGGCCTTCGTCATCTCCGCGCTGGTGGTGATGCTCTGCTCGCTGTGGCCCACGCTGATCAATACCGCCGTGGGCACGGCCAGCATCGACAAGGATTTGCTGAACGTGGGCCGCGTGCTGAAACTGGGCTGGTTTGCAAAGCTCACCCGCCTCGTCCTGCCTGCCTCGCTGCCCTATATCTTCACCGGTATGCGCCTGTCGCTGGGCGTGGGCTGGATGGTGCTGATCGCGGCGGAAATGCTGGCGCAGAACCCCGGCCTTGGCAAATTCGTGTGGGATGAATTCCAGAACGGATCGTCGCAATCGCTGGCCCGCATCATGTTCGCGGTGGTGGTGATCGGCTTCATCGGCTTTGGTCTCGACCGGATCATGATGGCGCTGCAGTCGCTCGTTTCCAAGAACCACAAGATCTGA
- a CDS encoding CmpA/NrtA family ABC transporter substrate-binding protein — MFGRDGKISGFNRRSVMAAMLASVALAGCGGGGDNGASDAVVAASVDGQPEKPNLKLGFIKLTDMAPLAIAKEKGFFAEEGLNVELEPQANWKVLLDGVIGGQLDGAHMLAGQPIAATIGYGTKADLIAPISLDLNGNAITLSNKTWAAIKPTLPVEGGKIKHPISASALKPVVDSYAAQGKPFNMGMVFPVSTHNYELRYWLAAGGLNPGYYTDGDVSGTVDADVKLSVTPPPQMPATLEAGTIEGYCVGEPWNQAAVQKGIGVPVITDDEIWHDNPEKVFSIRKDFAEKYPATTAAMLRAIIKAQQWLDADNGANRAEAVKILSQPNYVGADEEVIAASMTGKFTFEKGDTRDAMGFNIFFDKYAGYPYYSDAVWYLTQMRRWGQIPVDHPDDWYIAQAKAVYRPDLYLAAAQKLVDDGVIPADAVPETDGFKGEQAGFIDSITFDGSAPNAYLAKFPIGLKQGQRVTASGVSSQ; from the coding sequence ATGTTCGGACGTGATGGAAAGATTTCGGGTTTCAACCGGCGCTCTGTGATGGCGGCGATGCTGGCATCGGTCGCGCTGGCGGGGTGCGGCGGCGGCGGCGATAATGGCGCCAGCGACGCGGTCGTGGCCGCATCGGTCGACGGGCAGCCGGAAAAGCCGAACCTGAAGCTGGGCTTCATCAAGCTGACCGACATGGCCCCGCTCGCCATTGCGAAGGAAAAGGGCTTCTTTGCCGAAGAAGGCCTGAACGTAGAGCTTGAACCGCAGGCGAACTGGAAGGTCCTGCTCGACGGGGTGATCGGCGGGCAGCTCGACGGCGCGCATATGCTGGCGGGCCAGCCGATTGCCGCGACCATCGGCTATGGCACCAAGGCCGATCTGATCGCGCCGATCTCGCTCGACCTCAACGGCAATGCGATCACCCTGTCGAACAAGACATGGGCCGCGATCAAGCCGACGCTTCCCGTTGAAGGCGGCAAGATCAAACACCCGATCAGCGCATCGGCGCTGAAGCCGGTGGTCGACAGCTATGCCGCGCAGGGCAAGCCGTTCAACATGGGCATGGTCTTCCCCGTTTCCACCCATAACTACGAACTGCGTTACTGGCTGGCGGCAGGCGGGCTGAACCCGGGTTATTACACCGACGGCGATGTGTCGGGCACGGTCGATGCCGATGTGAAACTGTCGGTCACCCCGCCCCCGCAAATGCCCGCCACGCTGGAAGCCGGCACCATCGAAGGATATTGCGTGGGCGAGCCGTGGAACCAGGCCGCTGTGCAAAAGGGCATTGGCGTTCCCGTCATCACCGACGACGAAATCTGGCACGACAATCCCGAAAAGGTCTTTTCGATCCGCAAGGATTTTGCCGAAAAATACCCCGCCACCACCGCCGCCATGCTGCGCGCCATCATCAAGGCGCAGCAATGGCTGGACGCCGACAATGGCGCGAACCGGGCCGAAGCGGTGAAGATCCTGTCGCAGCCCAATTACGTGGGTGCGGACGAAGAAGTCATTGCCGCATCGATGACGGGCAAGTTCACATTCGAAAAGGGCGACACCCGCGATGCCATGGGCTTCAACATCTTCTTCGATAAATATGCAGGCTATCCCTATTACTCGGATGCCGTCTGGTATCTGACGCAGATGCGCCGCTGGGGCCAGATCCCCGTCGATCATCCCGACGACTGGTATATCGCACAGGCCAAGGCCGTGTACCGCCCCGACCTCTATCTTGCCGCTGCGCAAAAGCTGGTCGACGATGGCGTGATCCCCGCCGATGCCGTGCCCGAAACCGACGGTTTCAAGGGCGAACAGGCAGGCTTTATCGACAGCATCACTTTCGACGGTTCCGCGCCCAACGCCTATCTGGCGAAGTTTCCCATCGGCCTGAAGCAGGGCCAGCGGGTCACTGCATCGGGCGTGAGCAGCCAGTAA
- a CDS encoding alginate export family protein has product MKKIALLCAASAAGIAAPAFAQSSGPIEIADATTLDVIVDGTLRYETVSQPDTAADDADALTFRMRSGIELVSHGFFALGEMEATMAIVDDYNDTIPGNGIEPYSVIPDPENVELNRLQIGYKSKAATVTLGRQRIALDDHRFVGNVGWRQNEQTFDAVRGQGKIGPVALDATYAISQRTIFGVDSPNAHFDGDMILLNGGIDVKFAQIKAFAYLLDFDDEKPLRLPFSSQSYGLRAAGAMPIGESFKINYAASYARQSDYGDNPVSYSADFINGEAGFAIGPVGLTGGYELLGSDDGIAAFQTPLATLHKFNGFADLFLTTPANGLQDYYGTASIKAGDVAMMKGLNASVTYHQFDSDVGGMDYGSEWDAALAFKIGKIGLLAKYANYKADEFGTDTEKFWLQASFGF; this is encoded by the coding sequence ATGAAGAAAATTGCTCTGCTTTGCGCCGCATCAGCCGCCGGCATCGCCGCGCCCGCATTTGCGCAGTCGTCCGGCCCGATCGAGATTGCCGATGCGACCACACTGGACGTGATCGTCGATGGCACGCTGCGTTACGAAACCGTCAGCCAGCCTGACACCGCCGCCGACGATGCCGATGCGCTGACCTTTCGCATGCGCTCGGGCATCGAACTCGTCAGCCACGGGTTCTTTGCGCTGGGCGAAATGGAAGCGACAATGGCCATCGTCGACGATTACAACGATACTATTCCCGGCAATGGCATCGAACCCTATTCGGTGATCCCCGACCCCGAGAATGTCGAGCTGAACCGCTTGCAGATCGGGTACAAGAGCAAGGCCGCCACCGTCACGCTGGGCCGCCAGCGGATCGCTCTCGACGATCACCGTTTTGTCGGCAATGTCGGCTGGCGGCAAAATGAACAGACCTTCGATGCCGTGCGCGGACAGGGTAAAATCGGGCCGGTCGCGCTGGACGCCACCTATGCGATTTCGCAGCGCACGATTTTCGGCGTCGACAGCCCCAATGCGCATTTCGATGGCGACATGATCCTGCTGAATGGCGGGATCGATGTGAAATTCGCGCAGATCAAGGCATTCGCCTATCTGCTCGACTTTGACGACGAGAAGCCCCTGCGCCTCCCCTTCTCCAGCCAGAGCTATGGCCTGCGGGCGGCGGGCGCGATGCCGATCGGCGAGAGCTTCAAGATCAACTATGCCGCCAGCTATGCGCGTCAGAGCGATTATGGCGACAATCCGGTGTCCTATTCCGCCGATTTCATCAATGGCGAGGCGGGCTTTGCGATTGGCCCCGTCGGCCTGACCGGCGGCTATGAATTGCTGGGCAGCGACGATGGCATCGCCGCGTTCCAGACCCCGCTGGCGACGCTCCACAAGTTCAACGGCTTTGCCGATCTGTTCCTGACGACCCCCGCGAACGGTCTGCAGGACTATTACGGCACCGCCAGCATCAAGGCGGGCGATGTGGCGATGATGAAGGGGCTGAACGCCAGCGTCACCTATCACCAGTTCGACAGCGATGTCGGCGGCATGGATTACGGCAGCGAGTGGGACGCGGCATTGGCGTTCAAGATAGGCAAGATCGGCCTGCTGGCGAAATACGCCAATTACAAGGCCGATGAATTCGGCACCGATACCGAGAAATTCTGGCTGCAGGCCAGCTTCGGCTTCTAG